The following coding sequences lie in one Mucilaginibacter sp. KACC 22773 genomic window:
- a CDS encoding beta-ketoacyl-[acyl-carrier-protein] synthase family protein, which produces MNRVVITGMGIYSCIGKTQDEVRDSLFHGKSGILLDSMRKEFGYRSGLTGFVERPNLKEKLDRRSRIMLPEQGEYAYMATIEALAQAGIDMDYLDQNEIGILYGNDSSAKPVIDCTDIIRVKKDTMLVGSGAVFQTMNSTVSMNLATIFKLKGINLTVSAACASGSHAIGLSYHLIKSGLQEGIICGGAQELNHFSMGSFDALSAFSTLESTPTKASRPFDKSRDGLVPSGGAATVILESLESAQRRGATILGEVIGYGFSSNGGHISNPTVGGPVRSLAMALKDAGMTAADIDYINAHATSTPAGDASEAKAIHEVFGSSKPLVSSTKSMTGHECWMAGASEIVYSMLMMQNSFIAPNINFETPDEDSARLNIATTTIERDFDVFLSNSFGFGGTNSSLIIKKY; this is translated from the coding sequence ATGAACAGAGTTGTGATTACAGGGATGGGGATTTACTCGTGCATTGGGAAAACCCAGGACGAGGTAAGAGACTCGCTTTTCCACGGCAAATCGGGGATCCTGCTCGATTCTATGCGCAAGGAGTTTGGTTACCGGTCGGGCTTAACCGGCTTCGTAGAAAGACCCAATTTAAAAGAAAAACTCGACAGGCGTTCGCGCATTATGCTGCCAGAACAGGGTGAGTATGCTTATATGGCCACCATTGAGGCACTGGCCCAGGCAGGCATCGATATGGATTACCTTGATCAAAACGAAATAGGCATCCTTTACGGCAACGACAGCTCGGCCAAGCCGGTTATTGATTGTACCGATATCATCCGCGTAAAAAAAGACACCATGCTGGTAGGCTCGGGAGCGGTTTTCCAAACCATGAACTCCACCGTCAGCATGAACCTGGCCACTATATTCAAATTAAAAGGCATCAACCTTACTGTTAGTGCAGCCTGCGCAAGCGGCTCGCACGCTATTGGCTTAAGCTATCACCTTATCAAAAGTGGTTTACAGGAAGGCATTATCTGCGGCGGCGCCCAGGAGCTTAACCATTTTTCGATGGGCAGTTTTGATGCGCTTTCGGCATTCTCCACATTAGAAAGTACGCCGACCAAAGCGTCGCGCCCCTTTGATAAAAGCCGCGATGGCCTGGTGCCAAGCGGAGGGGCGGCTACCGTAATTTTAGAAAGTTTAGAATCGGCACAACGCCGCGGCGCCACTATTTTAGGCGAGGTTATTGGCTACGGATTTTCGTCAAACGGCGGCCACATATCCAACCCAACCGTTGGAGGTCCGGTACGCTCATTGGCTATGGCGTTGAAAGACGCCGGCATGACCGCTGCCGATATTGATTACATAAACGCCCACGCCACATCAACCCCCGCGGGTGATGCCAGCGAGGCTAAAGCCATTCACGAGGTTTTCGGTTCGAGCAAGCCGCTGGTAAGTTCAACCAAATCCATGACAGGCCATGAATGCTGGATGGCCGGCGCAAGCGAGATTGTATACTCAATGCTGATGATGCAAAATTCGTTTATCGCACCAAACATTAACTTCGAAACCCCCGACGAGGATTCGGCCAGGTTAAACATCGCTACTACCACCATTGAACGGGATTTCGACGTATTTTTGTCGAACTCTTTTGGTTTTGGCGGAACAAATTCGTCGCTGATTATTAAAAAATATTAA
- a CDS encoding phosphopantetheine-binding protein: MDFAQIIEKTNEFLAEEFEIDVAKITPEAVLKDTLELDSLDYIDLVVVIESNFNFKVQPEDFVGIVSFQDFYEYVNTRVNAGELV; this comes from the coding sequence ATGGATTTTGCCCAAATTATAGAAAAAACAAACGAGTTCCTGGCCGAAGAATTTGAGATTGATGTGGCCAAAATAACCCCCGAAGCTGTTTTAAAAGATACCCTTGAGCTGGATAGCCTGGATTATATTGACCTGGTTGTTGTAATTGAAAGCAATTTTAACTTCAAGGTGCAGCCCGAAGATTTTGTTGGCATAGTCAGCTTCCAGGATTTTTATGAGTATGTTAATACCCGGGTGAACGCCGGGGAATTGGTATAA
- a CDS encoding 3-hydroxyacyl-ACP dehydratase, translated as MFTPPANTPDLIPQKFPFVMIDHLTWTDEKSSRSQFCIKADNVLVEDGEFSAGGLVENIAQTAAARAGYLAQNSQKADAIGYIGAIKNLEVFSLPKINDILETEIIIDNQIFDVTLISGKVKCGDETLAQCQMKVFIIQQ; from the coding sequence ATGTTTACACCACCTGCCAATACCCCCGACCTTATCCCGCAAAAATTCCCTTTTGTGATGATAGATCATTTGACCTGGACGGATGAAAAAAGCAGCCGCAGCCAATTTTGTATAAAAGCAGATAATGTATTGGTTGAAGACGGTGAATTTAGTGCAGGCGGACTGGTAGAAAACATAGCCCAAACAGCTGCCGCCCGTGCCGGGTACTTGGCCCAAAACAGCCAAAAAGCCGATGCCATAGGCTATATTGGCGCTATTAAAAACCTGGAAGTGTTTTCTTTGCCTAAAATTAATGATATCTTAGAAACGGAAATTATCATTGATAATCAAATATTTGATGTAACGCTGATATCGGGAAAGGTGAAGTGTGGGGATGAAACGTTGGCGCAGTGCCAGATGAAAGTATTTATAATTCAACAATAA
- a CDS encoding acyl-CoA thioesterase produces MQKTLINATEISVKFSEVDSLGIVWHGHYVRYFEDGREAFGKAYGIDYLTVYNNQYVTPIVSIDCKYKQVLRYGDRVIIETEYIPSEAARLNFNYRLLNAATGEVVVTGSTVQVFLQRDNFMLQLTNPVFFEEWKKKYGF; encoded by the coding sequence TTGCAAAAAACACTGATAAATGCCACCGAGATAAGTGTGAAGTTTAGCGAGGTTGATTCGCTGGGCATTGTGTGGCACGGGCACTATGTACGCTATTTTGAAGATGGCAGGGAAGCTTTTGGGAAAGCATACGGTATTGACTACCTTACAGTTTACAATAACCAATACGTAACCCCTATTGTAAGCATCGATTGCAAATACAAACAGGTTTTGCGCTACGGCGACAGGGTAATTATTGAAACCGAATATATACCAAGCGAAGCAGCGCGGTTAAATTTTAACTATAGGCTGTTAAACGCTGCAACCGGCGAGGTTGTGGTTACCGGCTCAACCGTACAGGTGTTTTTACAACGCGATAATTTTATGCTTCAGTTAACCAACCCTGTGTTTTTTGAAGAGTGGAAAAAGAAATATGGGTTCTGA
- a CDS encoding NAD(P)/FAD-dependent oxidoreductase: MNTEKVDVLVIGAGPAGTVAASIVNKAGFKVKIVEKQKFPRFVIGESLLPRCMEALTDAGFVEAVEAKGFQKKFGAKFVKNGVICDYFFSDQFTDGWNWTWQVPRAEFDKTLADTCETMGIPVHYETTVTDIKFNGSDSITTVEDIEGNQTQIEARFIIDGSGYGRVIPKLFNLDKPSGLPQRKALFTHTVDVKRNLFEEPNRITIVVHKPGVWVWIIPFSSGVTSLGFVGDPDFFASYEGADDEGKLRSLIAAEPYLSERFKDVEFVFEPRILQAWSSTTNTFHGEGFVLTGNVTEFLDPIFSSGVTLATVSSQNAAKLVIRKLNGEDIDWEKEYTEKVMQGVDVFRSYVNAWYEGTLDTIFFSGTFVPQIKNQICSVLAGYVWDQENPYVKHHDTAIKKLARIIKLGDQINSPV; the protein is encoded by the coding sequence ATGAATACAGAAAAAGTTGACGTGTTGGTAATTGGCGCCGGCCCGGCGGGTACGGTGGCTGCTTCTATTGTGAATAAAGCAGGGTTTAAAGTTAAAATTGTTGAAAAGCAAAAATTTCCGCGTTTTGTAATTGGCGAAAGCCTGTTGCCCCGCTGTATGGAAGCATTAACCGATGCCGGCTTTGTTGAAGCTGTGGAGGCAAAAGGATTTCAGAAAAAATTTGGCGCCAAGTTTGTAAAAAATGGCGTTATCTGCGATTACTTCTTTTCCGATCAGTTTACTGATGGCTGGAACTGGACATGGCAGGTGCCGCGCGCTGAGTTTGATAAAACCCTGGCCGATACCTGCGAAACAATGGGTATCCCCGTGCATTATGAAACCACGGTTACCGATATCAAATTTAACGGATCTGATTCGATAACAACTGTTGAAGATATTGAAGGCAACCAAACACAAATTGAGGCCCGGTTTATTATTGATGGCAGTGGCTATGGCCGGGTAATCCCCAAATTATTTAACCTCGACAAACCATCGGGCCTGCCGCAGCGAAAGGCTTTATTTACACATACAGTAGATGTAAAGCGCAACCTGTTTGAAGAACCCAACCGCATCACCATTGTGGTACACAAACCCGGCGTTTGGGTTTGGATCATTCCATTCTCCAGTGGCGTAACCTCATTGGGTTTTGTAGGCGATCCGGATTTTTTTGCAAGTTATGAAGGCGCTGATGACGAAGGTAAACTGCGCAGCCTGATTGCAGCGGAGCCTTACCTGAGCGAGCGCTTTAAAGATGTTGAATTTGTTTTTGAACCAAGGATATTACAGGCCTGGAGCAGCACCACCAATACTTTTCACGGCGAAGGCTTTGTGCTTACAGGCAATGTTACCGAGTTTTTAGATCCCATCTTTTCATCGGGTGTTACACTGGCAACTGTATCCAGTCAAAATGCAGCAAAATTGGTTATCCGCAAGCTAAACGGCGAAGACATTGACTGGGAAAAGGAATACACCGAAAAGGTAATGCAGGGCGTAGATGTTTTCCGCTCATATGTAAATGCCTGGTACGAAGGAACGCTTGATACCATCTTTTTTTCGGGTACTTTTGTTCCCCAGATTAAAAACCAGATCTGCTCTGTTTTGGCAGGATATGTGTGGGACCAGGAGAACCCGTATGTTAAACATCATGATACGGCAATAAAAAAATTAGCACGAATTATTAAGTTAGGCGACCAAATTAACTCGCCTGTATAG
- a CDS encoding phosphopantetheine-binding protein, with product MNDLKEQIIDQLNLQDLKPGDIGDDESLFADGLGLDSIDVLELIVLMQTIYKIKLSKAEDGPKVFQSVRTMAEYITANQAA from the coding sequence ATGAATGATCTGAAAGAACAGATCATAGATCAATTAAACCTGCAAGATCTTAAGCCAGGCGATATCGGCGATGATGAATCGTTGTTTGCCGATGGGTTAGGATTGGATTCGATAGATGTTTTGGAGCTGATAGTTTTGATGCAAACCATCTATAAAATTAAGCTTTCAAAAGCCGAGGATGGCCCCAAAGTATTTCAATCAGTACGTACCATGGCCGAGTACATTACAGCTAACCAGGCAGCGTAA
- a CDS encoding LolA family protein yields MKTHKLILTVAMLAAAFTASAQHAGYSQLTDLSAFKAQFTATAQKTTSIKSDFVQEKNLSMLSEKITSKGKFWFKKDNMVRMEYMQPSKYLMIINKDNILVKDEQKENKINTKSNKLFQQINKIIIDCVQGSILSNPDFKVKVFENKGSYLVELAPLSKGIKDFFKSINISVDKKDNSVSNIDMQEPSGDNTTIHFINKEINANLPDALFAAK; encoded by the coding sequence ATGAAAACTCATAAACTAATACTTACTGTAGCCATGCTCGCCGCCGCATTTACCGCCAGTGCGCAGCATGCAGGATATAGCCAGCTTACCGATCTGTCGGCATTTAAAGCCCAGTTTACGGCTACGGCACAAAAAACAACCAGCATTAAAAGCGATTTTGTGCAGGAGAAAAATCTGAGCATGCTGTCAGAAAAGATTACATCCAAAGGGAAATTCTGGTTTAAAAAGGATAACATGGTGCGGATGGAATATATGCAACCATCCAAATACCTGATGATCATCAACAAAGACAATATTTTGGTAAAGGATGAGCAAAAGGAAAATAAAATCAATACCAAATCCAACAAACTCTTCCAGCAAATTAATAAGATCATTATCGATTGTGTGCAGGGATCAATCCTCAGCAACCCCGATTTTAAAGTAAAGGTGTTTGAAAACAAGGGGAGCTACCTGGTCGAGCTGGCACCGCTATCAAAAGGGATAAAAGATTTTTTTAAGTCGATCAATATCTCGGTTGATAAAAAAGACAACTCGGTAAGCAATATTGATATGCAGGAGCCATCCGGCGATAATACTACCATCCACTTTATAAATAAAGAGATTAATGCAAACCTGCCTGACGCGCTTTTTGCTGCTAAGTAG
- a CDS encoding cation:proton antiporter domain-containing protein — protein sequence MKKFRNVFFYILLIGGFSFLIYLALTAGSELEKGRNIVKLAASSKSSVHQFTDGLIKNITGPLATLLAQIAVIIIAGNMAGWVCKKMGQPRVIGEIFAGIALGPSLVGRFFPAFSHAIFPAASLGSLQFLSQIGLIIFMFVIGMELDLRAIKSKSKDAIVISHASIIIPFTLGIGLAYFIYQSLAPAGVPFFSFGLFMGISMSITAFPVLARICQERGINKTRLGALVITCAAADDITAWCLLTVVIAVVKAGSVMSFVYTALMAIAYVLIMLKGVKPLLKRIYSRNIRPGYVGMPVAMFFLTLIISSYATESIGIHALFGAFMAGIVMPDNITFRGVFVERIKDVALFLLLPLFFVFTGLRTQIGLLNDAYLWGVCVVTILVAVTGKFVGSASAAKFVGQSWKDSLSIGALMNTRGLVELIVLNIGYDLGVLNKEVFAILVIMALVTTFMTVPILNLLDKIFGKSPSEDELPAELPEDIFISGDR from the coding sequence ATGAAGAAATTCAGGAACGTGTTTTTTTACATCCTCCTTATTGGCGGATTTTCCTTTTTAATATACCTGGCATTAACGGCCGGCAGCGAACTTGAAAAAGGCCGTAACATCGTAAAACTGGCGGCAAGCAGCAAAAGCTCAGTACACCAGTTTACCGATGGGTTGATAAAAAACATTACCGGGCCCCTGGCTACCCTACTGGCGCAAATAGCCGTGATAATAATAGCGGGTAATATGGCAGGATGGGTGTGTAAAAAAATGGGGCAGCCCCGCGTTATCGGCGAAATATTTGCAGGGATAGCTTTAGGCCCATCGCTTGTGGGCCGGTTTTTCCCGGCGTTTTCGCATGCTATTTTCCCGGCAGCTTCGTTAGGATCGTTGCAGTTTTTGAGCCAGATTGGTTTAATCATATTCATGTTTGTGATAGGCATGGAGCTTGATTTGCGCGCAATTAAAAGCAAAAGCAAGGATGCCATTGTCATTAGTCATGCCAGTATTATCATTCCGTTTACATTGGGTATAGGGCTGGCTTATTTTATCTATCAATCATTGGCCCCTGCAGGGGTACCTTTCTTTTCGTTTGGCTTGTTTATGGGTATTTCCATGAGCATTACAGCGTTCCCGGTGTTGGCACGCATTTGCCAGGAAAGAGGCATTAACAAAACACGCCTTGGTGCTCTGGTAATTACCTGCGCCGCTGCCGATGATATTACTGCCTGGTGCCTGCTTACGGTTGTAATAGCAGTGGTTAAGGCGGGCTCGGTAATGAGTTTTGTTTATACCGCCCTGATGGCCATTGCCTATGTGTTAATTATGCTTAAAGGCGTAAAACCACTTTTAAAACGCATCTACAGCCGCAACATCAGGCCGGGTTATGTGGGTATGCCGGTAGCTATGTTTTTTTTAACGCTCATTATTTCATCATACGCCACCGAAAGCATCGGCATCCATGCGCTGTTTGGCGCATTTATGGCCGGTATTGTAATGCCCGATAACATTACCTTTCGCGGGGTGTTTGTGGAGCGCATTAAGGATGTCGCCCTATTTTTATTGCTGCCTTTGTTTTTTGTTTTTACCGGCTTACGCACGCAAATTGGCCTGCTGAACGATGCATACTTATGGGGAGTTTGCGTCGTAACCATACTGGTTGCCGTTACCGGCAAATTTGTGGGCAGTGCATCGGCAGCCAAATTTGTGGGGCAAAGCTGGAAGGATAGCCTATCCATAGGTGCGTTAATGAACACCCGTGGCCTGGTCGAGTTGATTGTACTGAATATTGGTTACGACCTGGGCGTACTAAACAAAGAGGTATTTGCCATATTGGTGATTATGGCACTGGTAACCACGTTTATGACCGTACCAATATTAAACCTGCTGGATAAAATCTTCGGCAAATCGCCATCAGAAGATGAATTACCGGCTGAATTGCCCGAGGATATTTTTATTTCCGGCGATCGATAA
- a CDS encoding phenylacetate--CoA ligase family protein — MTDQTTFISQEQIVTMQEQKLQELLAYLNIHSPFYRELFDANNINIDDIKTLDDLKLIPTTVKEDLQKRNDDFMCVSRDQIIEYSSTSGTLGSPVTIALTENDLLRLTYNEYSSFTCADGKPEDVYQLMLTLDRQFMAGLAYYSGIRKIGAGIIRLGPGVPSLQWETILRLKPTAIVAVPSFIYKLIQYAQEHGIDINSSSVKKAVCIGENIRNTDFSLNILGKKITDAWDIKLYSTYASTEMQTAFTECGYGRGGHHQPELLIVELLDENNQQVAPGEPGEVTITTLGVEGMPLLRYKTGDICLYDDKPCECGRTTLRLSPIIGRKKQMIKFKGTTLYPPSLFDLLNGMEEILDFVAEVYSNEIGMDEVLLHILPVNYTDECDRKIRANLQARLRVSPHVTYVQYDEIQKMQYKESGRKPFKFIDRRK; from the coding sequence GTGACAGATCAAACCACATTTATATCGCAGGAACAAATAGTGACCATGCAGGAACAAAAACTGCAGGAATTACTGGCTTATCTTAACATTCATTCGCCTTTTTATAGGGAATTGTTTGATGCAAATAATATCAATATTGATGATATTAAAACGCTGGATGACCTGAAACTGATCCCCACAACCGTAAAGGAAGACCTGCAAAAGCGTAACGACGATTTTATGTGCGTTAGCCGCGACCAGATCATCGAATACAGCTCAACATCGGGCACATTGGGTAGCCCGGTTACTATTGCCCTTACCGAGAATGACCTTTTACGGCTTACCTATAATGAATATAGCTCCTTTACCTGCGCAGACGGAAAGCCCGAAGATGTGTACCAGCTGATGCTCACGCTCGACAGGCAGTTTATGGCCGGTTTAGCTTATTACTCTGGCATCCGTAAAATAGGGGCAGGCATTATTCGCCTTGGTCCCGGGGTGCCATCATTACAATGGGAAACCATTTTAAGGCTTAAGCCTACCGCTATTGTTGCGGTGCCATCGTTTATTTACAAGCTGATCCAATACGCCCAGGAGCATGGTATCGATATCAATTCAAGTTCGGTAAAAAAAGCGGTTTGTATTGGCGAGAATATCCGCAACACCGATTTTTCGCTCAATATCCTCGGTAAAAAAATAACCGATGCCTGGGATATCAAACTATACTCTACGTATGCATCAACCGAAATGCAAACAGCATTTACCGAATGCGGGTATGGCAGGGGCGGACACCATCAGCCCGAATTATTGATTGTAGAACTGCTTGATGAAAATAACCAACAGGTTGCCCCCGGCGAACCTGGGGAGGTAACCATTACCACGCTGGGCGTTGAAGGCATGCCTTTGTTGCGCTATAAAACCGGCGATATTTGCCTGTACGATGATAAGCCGTGTGAATGCGGGCGAACTACCTTACGTTTATCGCCAATTATAGGCCGTAAAAAGCAGATGATCAAATTTAAAGGCACCACGCTTTACCCACCATCGCTTTTTGATTTGCTGAATGGGATGGAGGAAATATTGGATTTTGTTGCCGAGGTTTACTCCAACGAGATTGGTATGGACGAAGTGCTGCTGCACATCCTGCCGGTAAATTATACCGATGAGTGCGACCGGAAGATCCGGGCCAATTTACAGGCAAGGTTAAGGGTAAGCCCACATGTTACCTACGTGCAGTACGATGAAATTCAGAAGATGCAGTACAAAGAATCGGGCCGCAAACCGTTTAAATTTATCGATCGCCGGAAATAA
- the acpS gene encoding holo-ACP synthase, with product MVAGVGIDMIEIDRVAVKIEKGSGFRELVFSENEIAYCERKADKYQHYAARFAAKEAFFKALGTGWLNGTAFNEVEISNNADGKPELTLIGQTGELLNGDGPMKISVSLTHLKTIASAVVIIEK from the coding sequence ATGGTTGCCGGTGTTGGGATAGATATGATAGAGATTGACCGCGTGGCTGTCAAAATTGAAAAGGGCAGCGGCTTTCGCGAACTGGTGTTTTCGGAAAATGAAATAGCTTATTGCGAACGTAAGGCTGATAAGTACCAGCACTATGCAGCACGTTTTGCAGCCAAAGAGGCGTTTTTTAAAGCATTGGGCACAGGCTGGCTAAACGGTACAGCTTTTAACGAAGTGGAGATTAGCAACAATGCCGATGGAAAACCCGAACTTACGCTGATTGGCCAAACCGGCGAATTATTAAATGGTGACGGCCCAATGAAAATTTCTGTATCATTAACCCATCTTAAAACTATCGCATCGGCCGTTGTAATTATCGAAAAGTGA
- a CDS encoding acyl carrier protein, with translation MQTEEIIAKINSFLSEEFEVDIDTITPDAVLKDTLGLDSLDYIDLVVVIETNFAFKVQPEDFTGIVTFQDFYDYVATKVQPKELV, from the coding sequence ATGCAAACTGAAGAGATCATTGCAAAAATAAATTCCTTCCTGTCTGAAGAATTTGAGGTAGATATTGATACCATTACACCCGATGCCGTTTTAAAAGATACACTTGGTTTGGATAGCCTTGACTATATCGACCTGGTGGTTGTTATTGAAACCAATTTTGCGTTTAAGGTGCAGCCCGAAGATTTTACCGGCATTGTTACCTTCCAGGATTTTTACGATTACGTAGCAACTAAAGTACAGCCGAAGGAGCTTGTTTAA
- a CDS encoding LpxL/LpxP family acyltransferase: MSSWKGKSKGKPWGYSVFLAILKYGGVSPAYFLLRFVSFYYVVFSYQSSKSIYYYFHKRLSYGHVKALFKVYQNYFIFGQSIIDKVVVMSGIRNKFTFEFDGRSNLNQIAAMGKGGLLLSAHIGSWEIAGDLLKHINTRINIVMFDGEDQQIKAFMERVTGKLSVNIIVIKDDISHIFKINEAFQNNELVCMHADRYLEGNKTITKNFLGEDAKFPLGPFILAQKFRVPVAYVFAMKETKFHYHFYASTIKEYLHLGKEAGMEQMTNDFVGEMEKYVKKYPGQWYNYYNFWQ, translated from the coding sequence ATGTCGTCCTGGAAAGGAAAATCAAAAGGTAAGCCTTGGGGCTATTCGGTATTTCTGGCTATTTTAAAATATGGCGGGGTTAGTCCCGCTTATTTTTTGTTACGGTTTGTATCGTTTTACTACGTAGTTTTCTCGTACCAATCGTCAAAAAGCATTTATTACTACTTCCACAAGCGCCTTAGTTATGGGCACGTTAAAGCACTATTTAAGGTTTACCAAAACTATTTCATTTTTGGCCAAAGCATTATTGATAAGGTAGTGGTCATGTCGGGTATCCGCAACAAATTCACCTTTGAGTTTGATGGCCGTAGTAACCTGAACCAAATTGCGGCCATGGGCAAAGGCGGCCTGCTTTTAAGCGCACACATTGGCAGCTGGGAAATAGCCGGCGATTTGCTGAAGCATATCAACACCCGCATTAACATTGTGATGTTTGATGGCGAAGACCAGCAGATAAAAGCCTTTATGGAAAGGGTTACCGGCAAACTAAGCGTTAATATTATTGTAATTAAGGATGATATATCGCACATCTTCAAAATCAATGAAGCTTTTCAGAATAACGAACTGGTGTGCATGCATGCCGACAGGTACCTGGAGGGCAATAAAACCATTACCAAAAACTTTTTGGGCGAGGATGCCAAATTCCCGTTAGGGCCATTTATCCTGGCTCAAAAATTCAGGGTTCCGGTTGCCTACGTTTTTGCCATGAAAGAAACTAAGTTTCACTATCATTTTTACGCCAGCACAATTAAGGAATATTTACATTTGGGCAAAGAAGCCGGGATGGAGCAAATGACCAATGATTTTGTTGGCGAGATGGAAAAATACGTGAAAAAGTATCCCGGGCAATGGTATAATTACTATAATTTTTGGCAATAA
- a CDS encoding beta-ketoacyl synthase N-terminal-like domain-containing protein produces MKSVFIVADNILSPIGSTSAENFDKLTQNISGIKEHPAGDKSAVPFYASVFDDGQEFLPAPGNYTKFEQLLIASITDALKDSGIDSTDPKTILIISTTKGNISILETDADSPGLSHRIALPTSANLVAERFGFVNKPLIVSHACISGLMAMITGMRLIQSGQYDNAVVVGGDVITRFVLSGFQSFQAISAQPCKPFDLNRDGINLGEGAATVILSSNQQKAENIQLAGGSVSNDANHISGPSKTGEELFDAINSALKSAGVESEAIDFISAHGTATVYNDEMEAKAINLAGMQDIPVNSLKGYYGHTLGASGLIEAIIATHSLKHNIIIPTRGFHELGVTQPLNVAKEIQTIPLTACLKTASGFGGCNAAIVLRKS; encoded by the coding sequence ATGAAGTCCGTTTTTATTGTTGCCGATAATATCCTGTCGCCCATAGGCAGCACCTCTGCCGAAAATTTTGATAAGCTTACCCAAAATATTTCAGGGATTAAGGAGCATCCGGCGGGCGATAAATCGGCGGTTCCCTTTTACGCGTCCGTATTTGATGATGGCCAGGAGTTTTTACCTGCACCAGGCAACTACACAAAATTTGAGCAGTTATTGATAGCATCCATTACTGATGCCTTAAAAGATAGTGGTATAGATAGCACCGATCCAAAAACAATTCTCATTATCTCCACCACCAAAGGCAATATCAGCATTCTGGAAACAGATGCCGATAGCCCCGGCTTAAGCCATCGCATTGCGCTGCCAACATCAGCAAATTTAGTTGCCGAAAGGTTTGGGTTCGTAAATAAGCCGCTGATAGTTTCGCATGCCTGTATCTCGGGCTTAATGGCTATGATTACCGGGATGCGCCTGATCCAGTCGGGGCAGTACGATAATGCCGTTGTGGTTGGCGGCGATGTGATCACCCGGTTTGTGCTATCGGGCTTCCAGTCATTTCAGGCTATCAGCGCTCAACCTTGCAAACCCTTTGATTTAAACCGCGATGGCATTAATTTAGGCGAGGGTGCCGCCACGGTTATCCTATCATCAAATCAACAAAAAGCAGAAAACATTCAACTGGCGGGCGGTTCGGTTAGTAACGATGCCAACCATATTTCGGGCCCGTCAAAAACCGGTGAAGAACTTTTTGATGCCATTAACTCGGCATTGAAAAGCGCAGGAGTTGAATCGGAAGCCATCGATTTTATATCGGCCCATGGTACTGCTACCGTTTATAATGATGAGATGGAGGCCAAAGCCATTAACCTGGCGGGCATGCAGGATATTCCTGTGAACAGCTTAAAAGGATATTACGGGCACACCCTTGGCGCTTCGGGACTTATCGAGGCGATAATAGCAACTCATTCATTAAAGCACAACATTATTATCCCCACCAGGGGATTTCATGAGTTGGGAGTTACCCAACCACTTAACGTGGCAAAAGAGATACAAACTATACCTTTGACCGCTTGCTTAAAAACAGCATCTGGTTTTGGAGGCTGTAACGCGGCAATTGTACTGCGAAAAAGCTGA